Genomic segment of Vitis riparia cultivar Riparia Gloire de Montpellier isolate 1030 chromosome 19, EGFV_Vit.rip_1.0, whole genome shotgun sequence:
TGAAAGGAGCAGTGAAAGGTCACTTTGATCCCATTACTTCATTGGGGATTTCTTAAATTCTGGAATTCTATTGAACTGACTTTTATTTTGATACTATCACAGCAACTAATTTGGGGTCAAGATAAGAGTTGGTCCATTAATGAAGTTGTGCTCACTAATAAAGTgatcatcatttttaataagaaataattttataagataGAAGTCACAATACCAGAGAAGGTTAAAAAATTCTGTTTAAAAGTGGCCATCAAGCATCTCAAAGGATGTGGCTCTGTGCTAAGCTAGAAAACATGCTCCAGAATTTCTGCCTATGATTGAGtaaacaaaatttgatttccCCATAGGTTCCACTAAATTGTTCCTCACCCTTCTTTCTTAATTATCTAAAGCCAAAACATGGTTTGACCAAATACCCTGTTAACCAATCGAGTATAATACTCATATAACTTAACAGAAATTCCTCTTAGAACCAACAGTTATTTTCTAATTTCACATATACAAGTGGCCTGTCAAATAGTTTAAATTCTATCAGCTGCCATCGATAATATGAATCATATGGAGCTTGAGAGAATTGGAATGCCAGCATATAAAACTTGTTGCAATTCTTCTGCTGCATGTGCAAGTTGGAGCCACATAAACAACTCAAGAGAAATGCAATTGTAAAAGCTTTTTTAATTGCAGTACCAGATCTCTAAACAAGTAAATAACTTTTCTCTTTCAGAAAAAACGATTAACTTAGCAAACCCCACTCTCATATAAACAAAACTTCACAGACACACAATCTACAACTAGATATGATTATGCTAGGATAAGTGGCAGCACTAAGAATTGCACAAGAGAAGTCTCATAGGCCTTGATTTAAAGGCCCAAAATCTAATATGGCAATTTCCAGATGGTGTAGGGTTCAGTTGTGAAGTTATCTAGCCAATATGTTTATCAGTCCTAATATGGTTACTTTCTTTGGAGTCTTCTATTGCTAGactttttacttattctaatttttatgttttaagtaggataaatttcaaatttctgtAATAACTTACTGTAACATCATGTTCATTATACACCCTATTGTGTTATGATTTATTCTACAGTAGTAAGATAATTTTCACACCTTTATAGTAATTATATGTAGCAGTGAACTAAACAGAGTCATTACATCTTTCAAAGTCCTTTCTACTTATTctatattatgataaataaacAGGTTGAGTTTCTATTGACCCGTCAAAAATAAGTCACATCCAGGATGGCCCTTCCAGAACTATACTAGGCTTTTCCTCAtatcaaaacattttatgtAGCTGTTCCAGTGAAAAGGAAATTCTTCGGTCACTCTTTAGAATgacatatcttcctcatttaaTTTGTACCTTGATTCTCCTCTTATCTATATAACCATATGTGAAGACTTTTGTTATGGCCACTTCTCctgattgatttttatttttcttggccTTCTTGTAGTATTGTTTGGGTGGTAGAATCATGCTTGAATGATTAAATATCATTAActcaattaattcaaaaaaataatcttcaaatCTCCCAACTCAAGGACAATCTTAGGTACCAGAGATCTTCAAATGTTCCCTTCCTTGAGCAACAAAGCACCAAACTTCTGCCTTAAACTAAATTCCTTCATATCCACTAAATGACTAATGACCTTGTGGCTCCTACCAATTTGGACAAATTAAGATTCCTATTTAGCATAGCTGATTATCAATTTTACAAAATCTTGCCTGTTTTTTCAGCAAATCATGGGTATTGTGGGTCAATGATACAAAGCATACACAATTGACATGAGAGAGACACAAGAAGTGAACAAGCATGCCCAGAAAACCTGTATTTATGCAATTTAACTTACAACTGCCACAAGAACATGACTGCTTTAGCAACAATGTATCAATTTCAAGAGATGGATGGTTGAAATGGATAAGTACTTACAATAGGACAATTAGCTTCCCTCATCCACTCCAAGTTGCGTGGATCAACAATCAGATCATCTATAAAATCAAAGCCCAAATATAAGGTcaattgaatggaaaaaacaaaaaaaaaagaaggtaaaaatatctaaaatgcATCAATGACCTTTACTTCCAACATGCTTAAAGAGAGATTTTAGTGTTGGCTTTAGAACAAACTTCATGAAATACAGAAGCAtgaattaatcaattagtaatCTAAACAAATAACATCAACCAGAGTGGGACAGGACTTTAATTCAATTTCAATAGGGCATAGATCACATATGAAATGTGACTAATTAGTGAAAGCTTATAAAACTCTAAACCCACAGGTGAAAAAGGAGAAAACCATAGATATACATGATCCCTTTTTTGACATTGGATTATGCCTTCTAATAATTCAGATTaacaagaaatttgaaaatagttataaatCTCCATGTGCGTCAACACCTTTATATTAGAACACCAAAAAAACACAACCCAAAGGCCATTAGACATTTGAACTTAAATCAAAGGTGACTTACTATAGCCAAACATAGTTCCCCTCTCACAAACCATCACATTTTCATTCCCAGCCAATCTGATCTTTTCAGCAGAATTTACCATGACCTGCAAATGTACATGACTATAAGATAGAGCGACTGTAGCAGATAGAATAAAGGTTGTTGAAGGCTTGCTGCCGAGATAAAAATGCCAGATTCACTTACAGAGGGAGCACAAAATTGGCCTTTcttaatattgataatttttccAGTCTTGGCAGCAGCGACTAGGAGATCTGTCTGTCATTGTAAGAGACTTTGAATGAGATAAGCATATCAGATCAAAACACACTCTTTGGACCTCATAACAGAATCACTAGGACATtgaaaatgagaaacaaaatattGGTTCAACCTGACGACAGAGGAAAGCTGGAATCTGAATGATGTCCGCAACTCTGCCAACTGGTTCACACTGGGAAAAATCAAGGGCTAAAAACAGTTAAAAGACATTGTGAGTAACAATTCTCCACTAAACATATTCTATATTAGCAGAAAATTTTCACTACTGAACAAAGCATTGACATTGAAATGGTTGCCTTAAGCACAAAAGATATGAACCTGTTGAATTCTCTCCCCCCTCCCAAAGAGGGGTGCCTTAAGCTCAACTTAGAAAGATGCTTGTAAGTGAACTGAGGCCAGCTAGGGAATCTGGTGGTTTCGAAGATTGTGTTGACACAGTGATTAGAGCATCCTCCAGACCAGCTAGTTTCTACAATAGCCATAGATGCAGGGATCATAGCATCTTTTGAATGTTTGGTTAAGGCAAAGACTTTGGGCTTCAACAACTTTAAAGCCTTAAAGATTGGATGTGTGGCTCCACATAATAGTAGACCTCTCAACCAAGCAGCCTTAATAActttaaagccttgagttgcTCCTTCTCATGGATACTTGGATCAGCTAACCGAGCATCAGAGTGGTTGGTTAAGCATACTGTTTCGTATTGGGATTTCATCCCTCCCTAACAAAAGTCCCCTTTCAGTTCATTGTTGGGCTTTATTTGGAAACAGGCAGCCCTAATAACTTTAAAGCCTTGAGTTACTCCTTCTCATGGATACTTGGATCGGCTAACCGAGCATCACAGTGGTTGGTTAAGCTTAGTGTTTCCGTATTGGGATTTCATCACTCCCTAACTTAAGTCCTCTTTCAGTTCATTGTTGGGCTTTATTTGGATACTGGCAATTTGGTTTTTGGGGTTCTTCATTTACTCTTTCTTTTAGGAATTTTAAAGGATAGCTCATATTTGCTTGTTGTTTGTTGATTGATTTACCAATGAATTCTTTCAATTCCTATCCAAAACatggaatataaatatatatatgaacatgAATGCAAAACTTTGCAGGAAGATGTGCCAACTTTTTGTCCTCAAAAAATTAGTTTGACAAAGTAATTCATAATAACAGAACAAAAAGAGTTCTATAGATCCAAAGTTGAGATGTCTTAGAAGCGGACAAAATGTCATTGCATGGGTTACCATTCTCTCTTTGTCTTCTCCTTTCTCcttaaaagagaaacaaaaggaaaaatggaggTTGTCAGAAGGGCACAGGAGGTAACCAATTCATCCTGATAAACACAAAACTGCTACTGCTGGTAATACCACCACAGATAATCATGATCTTTTGGAAAGAAGTGCAGCTGTTATTTGGTTAGAATCATTGGATATCAGAAAAATCTTCTAAAGCTTGTGATGATATTATCCTTCTTAATGTGGTAAAAAGCTGGCAACTTATGATATTCAAAAGACTCTTTCATcctgatttgaaaaaaaaaaaaaaaaaatctccttgtTCTAAGGCGTCACCTTCTTCTACTCatcctctttcctttttctttgaatggtcaaattttcatccttataTTCCAACTCAATTACTCAACAGAAATTTTGTTACATACAAGGCATAGACGGATATAGCAGTTGAAAGGGATACTACTATTGTTGCTTTTATCAAGAActaaaatttttgaaactatATCAATACCATTTGAAGAATTTCTTGTAGATGCAACATATACTCATGATAAACTTGAATGAAAGGCAAAAACAAAGGGTCATTTATAAACCATCAATATACTATTGAGCATTCAATCTCAGAAGCAGTGCAACAACAGAGACAAGTAGCGGATTGGAGCACACAAAAAGAGACATCAAATTGTAGTTTAAAACAAGTGTAATGCATCAATAGCATATACCCTTGATGACAATTTATGAGGATCCTTTTCTTAAATCAGAAAGCAAAAAGGTAGAAATACAAACAAGGTAACAGAAGTACACATTTGAAACTGGTGGTTCAAGTTAACATATACCTTAAACAACAAGAAGTTACCAGTATGTGTTCACGCACATCACACTCTAAACTGGGGATTCAACATAATATATCTGTCACAATGGCagtacagagagagagagagggaataTTATAATTACCTGTTCAATTTCATGTACATCAGTCACTATGGGGATGTCATATGCTACTTTGACCTTCTCAAGGATCTGCAAACAAAAGCAAGTAATACAAAGAACTAAGAATTCAGGGAATTTCATTAACTGGTCTCTATAAAATGTTGCATTAACTGATTTCAAATTAAGAAGAAAAGGTACCATTCAAGATATTCAGGTCAGTTGGGAGTAGGAGGCACTAGGCATAAAGGCACTAGCTATAAAGGCATAGACTCTATTGTACATGCTTTCTTTAGTTTGCTAAAGGTGGGTTTTATTATTGAGGCAGGTATTAGCATGCTCTTAGAAGGCTTAACAGAATCTCAAGAAGGGGCTCATATTAACATTCCGACGATTTgattgaaaaacaaaacaaggaaCTGATATACCTACAGTTGGCAGCAATAACGACAAACATATCAGCTATTGCCTCCGCAGTCTAAATCGGGACAATTCTGTGCCCAATGCAGAAGtcaattttaagtattttattactCATGATGTAATGTTTGAGCATTGGTTACAAGATGTTGATTGATActgcctcttttttttttttttgataggtatttTGATACTGCCTCATTATGCAACCTAAATCACTGATATCACACAAGTCTGCCACCAATACTTGTTTTAACATGGATTATGATTCCTCTGTGCATAAACCATTTTTTCATAGCATATcccaaaatttcaaagaaatttttttcaatttacttATTGTCCCCATTGTTTTCATTATGAATGAGCAAAGAGAAAATGTTAGAATTTCCTCTCCTTTATCTCGTCCTCTTCGAAACCAAAACTGCACCTTGGTGTTTCCCATATGTATCTTACTTgtttaatatatgtttttctaCAAGTAACATATCTCAACACATCTCCATAGGATATGTTTGCTTAAACATTTGCCaaattgccaaaaaaaaaatcgatcTTTATTccaaacacttaaaattttttctctTGCAATCATTAGCCTTGACAAAATCCAAGGCAATGTAGCACTTCATTTAGGATTAATACATCCAAATTtaacaaaaccaaaaattcaTGACATCAAATTAACAACAACCAATACCTTCAGGCCTTCAATCATGCCAGGACCCCGAAATGATTTTGAGGAGGTTCGATTGGCTTTATCAAAGCTCGACTTGAAAACCAGCTTCAACCCAAATCTAGAAATTGTAAAACAAACCCTATGAACAATCCACAAACCgtaaaaacaatgaaattttcCATCAAACAAAACATACTTTGATGTGAGACTCTTGATGGCTTTGGCCATATACATAATGTGCTCCTCAGATTCAATCACATTGGGACCAGCCAACAAGAAAAAGGGTTCTGATGACTGTTTTCAGTAAATCATCACAGCAATTAAATGTTAAATCATTacaattcaaaaaaatcaataaaaaaagaaaaaagaaaaacataaagtGATCCAAACCTTGAGCTGGTTGTACAGCATTGTTGAAGAATCCATGGTTTTTTACACACAAAATTCAGAATCAACTGAAGAAgaaaacctaaaagaaaaaaaaaaaaaaactcagaaAATTCAAAGTTTTCTCTGAGAAATTCAAGAGCTTTGCTCAACTGAAGTGAATTCCAAGAATCTAAGTCGAACTAGAGTTGTGATTTGGATATAAGATTTGGGGAATTTCAATAGAATGACATCTTTCTCACACTGAAGGATAAGATTGTAATTTCGAACTTTTTATAAATGTACTTCCTCCGATATCTAACTGTTTAATTAACGAGTTAAATTAAATTGCAcctgaattttaaatttataaatgtattattttaaaataatttttatttattttaaaatttaagttttaattttttaaaatattaattaatttaattatttaattttaatcataatataaaagtaaattaaaattttaattttacacttgtttataattttatttaatatttcattataaaatatttttagcctttataataaaatatataaaatttgagttagataattatttaattattttaactatttgatatttataatttaaaaaatgtttttattttatgatgttttaatatttataattaataatgacACTATTAACTTAATATACAAATTGaaagttcaaaataaaataaatgagggtcaaagtaaatataaaaataaaataaaataaaataataaaaaagattgaaataagatgaaatagaataaaataaaatgaataaaaataaaaataaaagtgtatgGGCTAAAAGTAAGACGGACTAAATTGTATTGGGCCTAGAGTGTATGGGTCTAAATTGGGCCAAGATGggatgagatgaaaatgaccAAGGTGACGGGCCATGTGTGTAGTGGTTTGGGGTCTACAAGTTCCAAATTTGGGCCGGCCCAGGCTCAGCCCATTATAGCCTGACCAATGCTAAACCCCTGCGTTTTGGGGTTTTTCCTTGTGACACAAGAAGCCGCGATCTCTGTTTACACATTTCGTCTGCGCTCCGAAGGCCGATCGATCTCCGAGTTCAAGGTTCTGCTCCAATATCTAATCCCTATTCAATCAATCGACTTATATGTAAGATACAATCGtttgatgagaaaaatgaaagagaattttGAATCGTGAAATTTCACCATCTAGAGCTCGTGGATACAGAAAACCCATGCGACTCTTTGGCTTGGTTCATTTgagttttggattttatttttcgTTTGTTTTGGACTTTTGGTAAAAGAAAGTGATAGCGATATAACATAAGAGTCAAAATgtggttttcttttgtttttcttcattttcttggtaaCCAAATAGAGGGTGGGGTTTTAGTCTCGAGTACTTTATAACTTGGGAATGCTACTGCCAGAGATTTTGAATTCTATGGTTTCTCTTTGAACAGCCGTTGGAATAGTTGCAAGTTTGGATTACAGCTGTGACtgaaatttttgttagattGTCGGTCTTTGCTATTTGGGAATGTTTTCTTgtgcaaaaataattttagtttagaTGCAGGGAAAAGTTGTCAAGTACCTTtggtttatttcttttctactaCTAA
This window contains:
- the LOC117909676 gene encoding 2-dehydro-3-deoxyphosphooctonate aldolase, whose amino-acid sequence is MDSSTMLYNQLKSSEPFFLLAGPNVIESEEHIMYMAKAIKSLTSKFGLKLVFKSSFDKANRTSSKSFRGPGMIEGLKILEKVKVAYDIPIVTDVHEIEQCEPVGRVADIIQIPAFLCRQTDLLVAAAKTGKIINIKKGQFCAPSVMVNSAEKIRLAGNENVMVCERGTMFGYNDLIVDPRNLEWMREANCPIVADVTHSLQQPAGRKLEGGGVASGGLRELIPCIARTAVAVGVDGIFMEVHNDPLNAPVDGPTQWPLRHLEELLEELVAIARVSKGKQRFNIDLTPVHD